The proteins below are encoded in one region of Ricinus communis isolate WT05 ecotype wild-type chromosome 6, ASM1957865v1, whole genome shotgun sequence:
- the LOC8260853 gene encoding uncharacterized protein LOC8260853 has translation MRNMGSMGSSGKLSMEENEEDEISRFDISSFQAREEEIERKKMEVREKVELQLGRAEEETKRLTQIWEELESLADPTRKEVAMVRKKIDVANRELKPLGQSCQKKEKEYKEALEAYNEKNKEKAQLVTTLMELLTESERLRMKKLEELSKNIP, from the exons ATGAGAAACATGGGCAGCATGGGCAGTAGTGGAAAGCTATCAAtggaagaaaatgaagaagatgagATATCAAGGTTTGATATATCATCATTTCAAGCTAGAGAAGAGGAGATTGAGAGGAAGAAGATGGAGGTTAGAGAGAAAGTTGAACTTCAATTGGGTAGagcagaagaagaaactaaacGCTTGACTCAGATTTGGGAA GAGCTTGAATCATTGGCTGATCctacaagaaaagaagttgCAATGGTGCGCAAGAAGATTGACGTAGCCAATCGAGAGCTGAAGCCACTTGGACAAAGCTGCCAGAAGAAG GAGAAAGAATATAAAGAAGCTCTGGAAGCTTACAAtgaaaagaacaaagagaaAGCTCAGCTAGTTACAACACTAATggag CTGCTGACTGAGAGTGAAAGGTTGAGGATGAAGAAATTGGAGGAACTAAGCAAGAATATCCCTTGA